From a single Endozoicomonas euniceicola genomic region:
- a CDS encoding ankyrin repeat domain-containing protein: protein MHNYLTSLSADFLRLFIIFLFASSALFAATDGVICKPVSDLTAGFPGKAFLADSFLADRGQVCFKPVDDSRAVFSPFSDSLLFYFLSTVFSTAGSAGVVFSGRPGNVLSHKNPLQAESPSRTSFLKTLLKNRLLPDGAFSREANDRKRNRLEGELDQAIANWQRLVKRPPYPAAVVSISDASMRVVITRDNILRSVSLVSLYEKLLNIQTQSYLALLDTEALKDIAGIVTGSLVASGSGGDGDDDDNDSTHYTFDAEPEPLIIIYGDKEYPEQDSAEELIRKNLENKRQLLKILRKKMQQAIARGHGDLARILDNRIMLIAADLEYLTDLDTSATGITENDQGSPGILSFLKASLATDDRELWQRDDDALKQALSQHQVNTDYQSILIVPGELTHEEALFYDRWRLTDAGLVYQALRRRLEQQLQLETDDISVSTKQTEFLASGLETLARQFRAMLSADLSSQYDERQVPHQEGGGQNQKKSKASSSEAADSQEGSNSNVPRNKVSRGNKNESGWKKGDEGEEPPDNDKHTYSKTIDCSPCHGPCKKEKPEAGISVAGGRSTAAEGNEKLQGDRCSICMNDLGGISVVKTNCNHQYHLECIAGWLREQGPAKALASRCAYCRQKALPLVRVGGGKLDEDSEFCESLPLQACRAGDLETLQSLLNKNSSIANKQFRSAVSGSGISLLHAAVLNGHKQCVELLINAEAVVDAVLTTDGATPLHLAAHKGHTECLKVLIKAGAAVDAGRAMDGVTPLYFAAENGHTECVELLIKARAVVDAAPTDGVTPLHIAAQDGHTRCVELLIKAGADVDAARTTDGATPLHLATQGYTECLKVLIKAGADVKATLTTDGATPLHLAAQGYTECLKVLIKAGADVKATLTTDGATPLHLAAHKGHTECLKVLIKAGAAVDAGRAMDGVTPLYFAAENGRTECVELLIKAGAVVDAAPTDGVTPLHIAAQDGHTRCVELLIKAGADVDAARTTDGTTHLHIAAQGGHTECMELLIKAGADVDAARTADGATPLHLAALKGRTGCVKLLINAKADVKAALTTNGVTPLCIANLNGQTGCAELLTAAEESSQQSDQELAKYDLQCYVNHRFER, encoded by the coding sequence GTGCATAATTACTTGACATCTCTGAGTGCTGACTTTTTACGACTTTTTATTATCTTCCTGTTTGCCAGTTCAGCGCTTTTTGCTGCCACCGACGGTGTTATCTGTAAACCAGTCAGTGATTTAACGGCAGGTTTTCCAGGAAAGGCGTTTTTAGCTGATTCATTTTTAGCCGACAGAGGTCAGGTATGTTTTAAGCCTGTTGACGATAGCAGGGCAGTTTTTTCTCCTTTCTCTGACAGTTTGCTTTTCTATTTCCTGTCAACCGTTTTTTCAACTGCCGGAAGCGCCGGTGTTGTTTTTTCGGGCAGACCCGGAAACGTATTAAGCCACAAAAACCCGTTACAGGCGGAATCACCGTCCCGGACATCCTTTTTAAAAACACTGTTAAAAAACAGATTGCTTCCTGACGGTGCTTTTTCCAGAGAGGCAAACGACAGAAAAAGAAACAGGCTTGAGGGAGAGCTGGATCAGGCGATTGCTAACTGGCAGCGACTTGTTAAAAGACCGCCTTATCCTGCCGCTGTTGTTTCTATCAGTGATGCCTCTATGCGGGTAGTTATTACCCGGGACAACATTCTCCGGAGTGTCAGCCTGGTTTCTTTGTACGAAAAACTGCTCAACATCCAGACGCAAAGCTACCTCGCACTTTTGGATACCGAAGCTCTGAAGGACATTGCAGGTATCGTCACTGGTAGTCTGGTGGCTTCCGGGAGTGGCGGTGATGGTGACGATGACGATAATGACAGCACTCATTACACCTTCGATGCCGAGCCTGAGCCACTGATCATTATCTATGGCGACAAGGAGTACCCGGAGCAGGATTCAGCGGAAGAACTGATCAGGAAGAATCTGGAAAATAAACGACAACTGTTAAAAATCCTCCGAAAAAAAATGCAACAGGCCATAGCCCGGGGTCATGGTGACCTGGCCCGGATTCTTGATAACAGGATCATGCTGATTGCCGCTGACCTTGAATACCTGACTGATTTGGATACATCCGCAACCGGAATAACGGAAAACGATCAGGGTTCCCCGGGGATTTTGTCATTCCTGAAGGCATCGCTGGCTACTGATGACCGGGAGCTGTGGCAGCGTGATGATGACGCCCTGAAACAGGCGCTGTCTCAACACCAGGTAAACACTGACTATCAGAGCATTCTCATTGTTCCCGGTGAGCTGACACATGAAGAAGCCCTGTTCTACGACCGGTGGCGACTTACGGACGCGGGTTTGGTTTACCAGGCATTGAGAAGACGGCTGGAACAGCAGTTGCAGCTGGAAACAGACGACATTAGCGTGTCAACAAAACAAACTGAGTTTCTGGCTTCTGGTCTTGAAACGCTGGCGCGTCAGTTCCGGGCGATGTTGTCAGCTGATCTTTCAAGCCAGTACGATGAGAGGCAGGTACCCCATCAGGAAGGCGGAGGCCAGAATCAGAAAAAAAGCAAAGCCAGTTCATCTGAGGCAGCAGACAGTCAAGAAGGCTCAAATTCAAACGTCCCCCGAAACAAAGTTTCCCGGGGCAATAAAAATGAGAGTGGCTGGAAGAAAGGCGATGAGGGGGAAGAGCCACCCGACAACGATAAACATACATACAGCAAGACTATCGACTGCTCACCTTGCCACGGACCTTGCAAAAAGGAAAAGCCAGAAGCTGGCATTTCAGTAGCGGGGGGGCGCTCAACCGCTGCAGAAGGAAATGAGAAGTTACAGGGCGACAGGTGCTCCATCTGCATGAATGACTTAGGAGGTATTTCGGTCGTCAAGACGAACTGTAATCACCAATATCATCTGGAGTGCATTGCCGGATGGCTTAGGGAGCAGGGTCCGGCTAAGGCTCTTGCATCACGGTGTGCTTATTGTCGGCAAAAAGCTTTGCCGCTCGTGCGAGTGGGCGGCGGCAAGCTCGATGAAGACTCTGAATTTTGTGAATCCCTGCCTCTGCAAGCTTGTCGTGCCGGGGATTTGGAAACGCTGCAGAGTCTGCTGAATAAGAACAGTAGTATTGCCAATAAACAGTTTCGTTCAGCTGTTTCGGGTTCCGGCATCAGTTTGTTGCACGCTGCTGTCCTGAATGGTCATAAGCAGTGCGTGGAACTTCTGATCAACGCCGAGGCGGTTGTTGATGCTGTCCTGACGACGGATGGTGCCACTCCTCTGCACCTCGCTGCCCACAAAGGTCATACCGAGTGCCTGAAAGTTCTGATCAAGGCTGGGGCGGCTGTTGATGCTGGCCGGGCAATGGATGGTGTCACTCCTCTGTATTTCGCTGCCGAGAATGGTCATACTGAGTGCGTGGAACTTCTGATCAAGGCTCGGGCGGTTGTTGATGCTGCCCCGACGGATGGTGTCACTCCTCTGCACATCGCTGCCCAAGACGGTCATACCAGGTGCGTGGAACTTCTGATCAAGGCTGGGGCGGATGTTGATGCTGCCCGGACGACGGATGGTGCCACTCCTCTGCACCTCGCTACCCAAGGTTATACCGAGTGCCTGAAAGTTCTGATCAAGGCCGGGGCGGATGTTAAGGCTACCCTGACGACGGATGGTGCCACTCCTCTGCACCTCGCTGCCCAAGGTTATACCGAGTGCCTGAAAGTTCTGATCAAGGCCGGGGCGGATGTTAAGGCTACCCTGACGACGGATGGTGCCACTCCTCTGCACCTCGCTGCCCACAAAGGTCATACCGAGTGCCTGAAAGTTCTGATCAAGGCTGGGGCGGCTGTTGATGCTGGCCGGGCAATGGATGGTGTCACTCCTCTGTATTTCGCTGCCGAGAATGGTCGTACTGAGTGCGTGGAACTTCTGATCAAGGCTGGGGCGGTTGTTGATGCTGCCCCGACGGATGGTGTCACTCCTCTGCACATCGCTGCCCAAGACGGTCATACCAGGTGCGTGGAACTTCTGATCAAGGCTGGGGCGGATGTTGATGCTGCCCGGACGACGGATGGTACCACTCATCTGCACATCGCTGCCCAAGGCGGTCATACCGAATGCATGGAACTTCTGATCAAGGCCGGGGCGGATGTTGATGCTGCCCGGACGGCGGATGGTGCCACTCCTCTGCACCTCGCTGCCCTGAAAGGTCGTACCGGGTGCGTGAAGCTTCTGATTAATGCCAAGGCGGATGTTAAGGCTGCCCTGACGACGAATGGTGTGACTCCTCTGTGCATCGCTAACCTGAACGGCCAGACCGGGTGCGCGGAACTTCTGACCGCTGCCGAGGAGAGTAGTCAACAGTCAGACCAAGAATTGGCTAAATACGACTTGCAGTGCTACGTAAATCATCGCTTTGAACGGTAA
- a CDS encoding ankyrin repeat domain-containing protein, translated as MHNYLTSLSADFLRLFITFLFVSSALFAATDGVICKPVSDLTAGFPGKAFLADLFLADSGQVCFKPVDDSRAVFSPFSDSLLFYFLSTVFSTAGSAGVVFSGRPGNVLSHKNPLQAESPSRTSFLKTLLKNRLLPDGAFSREANDRKRNRLEGELDQAIANWQRLVKRPSYPAAVVSVSDASMRVVITRDNILQSASLVALYEKLLNIQTQSYLALLDTEALKDIAGIVTGSLLASGSGGDGDDNDNDSTHYTFDAEPEPLIIAYGDKEYPEQDSAEELIRKNLENKRQLLKILRKKMQQAIALGHGDLARILDNRIMLIAADLEYLTDLDTSATGITENDQGSPGILSFLKASLATDDRELWQRDDDALKQALSQHHVNTDYQSILIVPGELTHEEALFYDRWRLTDAGLVYQALRRRLEQQLQLETDDINVSTKQTEFLVSGLETLVRQFRAMLSADLSSQYDERQVPHQEGGGQNQKKRKASSSEAAGSQEGSNSNVPRNKVPRGNKNESGWKKGDEGEEPPDNDKHTYSKTIDCSPCHGPCKKEKPEAGISVAGGRSTAAEGNEKLQGDKCSICKDDLGTISVVKTNCNHQYHLECIAGWLREQAPATALASRSCAYCRQKALPLVRVNGGKLDEDSEFCESLPLQACRAGDLETLQSLLNKNSSIANKKFRSAVSGSGISLLHAAVLNGHTECLQTLIDAGAVVGAALRADGLPLLHIAAYKGYTECLKVLIKAGADIKATLTTDGVTPLHCAAQGGHTRGMELLIKAGADVKAARTTNGNTLLHIAAQGGHTGCVELLIKAGADVDAARTTDGVTSLHLAAQGGHIECMELLIKAGAAVDAARTTDGDTPLHIAAQVGHTECVELLIKAKAAIDAALTTNGATPLHIAAYKGYTECLKVLIKAGADVKAALTTNGDTPLHLAAQGGHIECMKLLIKAGAGVDAARTTNGVTSLPLAVQGGHIECMKLLIKAGAAVDAARTTDGVTPLHIAAQVGHTECMKLLIKAGADVKATLTTDGATPLHFAAQGGHTECMELLIKAGAAVDAARTTFGITPLHIAALKGRTGCVELLIKAGAAVDAARTTDGITPLHIAALKGRTGCVELLIKAGANVKAALTTNGDTPLRTANWSGQTGCAELLTAAEENCQPSDQ; from the coding sequence GTGCATAATTACTTGACATCTCTGAGTGCTGACTTTTTACGACTTTTTATTACCTTCCTGTTTGTCAGTTCAGCGCTTTTTGCTGCCACCGACGGTGTTATCTGTAAACCAGTCAGTGATTTAACGGCAGGTTTTCCAGGAAAGGCGTTTTTAGCTGATTTGTTTTTAGCCGACAGCGGTCAGGTATGTTTTAAACCTGTTGACGATAGCAGAGCAGTTTTTTCTCCTTTCTCTGACAGTTTGCTTTTCTATTTCCTGTCAACCGTTTTTTCAACTGCCGGAAGCGCCGGTGTTGTTTTTTCGGGCAGACCCGGAAACGTATTAAGCCACAAAAACCCGTTACAGGCGGAATCACCGTCCCGGACATCCTTTTTAAAAACACTGTTAAAAAACAGATTGCTTCCTGACGGTGCTTTTTCCAGAGAGGCAAACGACAGAAAAAGAAACAGGCTTGAGGGAGAGCTGGATCAGGCGATTGCTAACTGGCAGCGACTTGTTAAAAGACCGTCTTATCCTGCCGCTGTTGTTTCTGTGAGTGATGCCTCTATGCGGGTAGTTATTACCCGGGACAACATTCTCCAGAGCGCCAGCCTGGTTGCTTTGTACGAAAAACTGCTCAACATCCAGACACAAAGCTACCTCGCACTTTTGGATACCGAAGCTCTGAAGGACATTGCAGGTATCGTCACAGGTAGTCTGTTGGCTTCCGGGAGTGGCGGTGATGGTGACGATAACGATAATGACAGCACTCATTACACCTTCGATGCCGAGCCTGAGCCACTGATCATTGCCTATGGCGACAAGGAGTACCCGGAGCAGGATTCAGCGGAAGAACTGATCAGGAAGAATCTGGAAAATAAACGACAACTGTTAAAAATCCTCCGAAAAAAAATGCAACAGGCCATAGCCCTGGGTCATGGTGACCTGGCCCGGATTCTTGATAACAGGATTATGCTGATTGCCGCTGACCTTGAATACCTGACTGATTTGGATACATCCGCAACCGGAATAACGGAAAACGATCAGGGTTCCCCGGGGATTTTGTCATTCCTGAAGGCATCGCTGGCTACTGATGACCGGGAGCTGTGGCAGCGTGATGATGACGCCCTGAAACAGGCGCTGTCTCAACACCACGTAAACACTGACTATCAGAGCATTCTCATTGTTCCCGGTGAGCTGACGCATGAAGAAGCCCTGTTCTACGACCGGTGGCGACTTACGGACGCGGGTTTGGTTTACCAGGCATTGAGAAGACGGCTGGAACAACAGTTGCAGCTGGAAACAGACGACATTAACGTGTCAACAAAACAAACTGAGTTTCTGGTTTCTGGTCTTGAAACACTGGTGCGTCAGTTCCGGGCTATGTTGTCAGCTGATCTTTCAAGCCAGTACGATGAGAGGCAGGTACCCCATCAGGAAGGCGGAGGCCAGAATCAGAAAAAACGCAAGGCCAGTTCATCTGAGGCAGCAGGCAGTCAAGAAGGCTCAAATTCAAACGTCCCCCGAAACAAAGTTCCCCGGGGCAATAAAAATGAGAGTGGCTGGAAGAAAGGCGATGAGGGGGAAGAGCCACCCGACAACGATAAACATACATACAGTAAGACCATCGACTGCTCACCTTGCCACGGACCTTGCAAAAAAGAGAAGCCAGAAGCTGGTATTTCAGTAGCGGGGGGGCGCTCAACCGCTGCAGAAGGAAATGAGAAGTTACAGGGTGACAAGTGCTCCATCTGCAAGGATGACTTAGGCACTATTTCGGTCGTCAAGACGAACTGTAATCACCAATATCATCTGGAGTGCATTGCCGGATGGCTTAGGGAGCAGGCTCCGGCTACGGCTCTTGCATCACGTTCGTGTGCTTATTGTCGACAAAAAGCCTTGCCGCTAGTGCGAGTGAACGGTGGCAAGCTCGATGAAGACTCTGAATTTTGTGAATCCCTGCCTCTGCAAGCTTGTCGTGCGGGGGATTTGGAAACGCTGCAGAGTCTGCTGAATAAGAACAGTAGTATTGCCAATAAAAAATTTCGTTCAGCTGTTTCGGGTTCCGGGATCAGTTTGTTGCACGCTGCTGTCCTGAATGGTCATACGGAGTGCTTGCAAACCTTGATTGATGCCGGGGCAGTTGTTGGTGCTGCCCTGAGGGCAGATGGTCTCCCCCTTCTGCACATCGCTGCCTACAAAGGTTATACCGAGTGCCTGAAAGTTCTGATCAAGGCCGGGGCGGATATTAAGGCTACCCTGACGACGGATGGTGTCACTCCCCTGCACTGCGCTGCCCAAGGCGGTCATACCAGGGGCATGGAACTTCTGATCAAGGCCGGGGCGGATGTTAAGGCTGCCCGGACGACGAATGGTAACACTCTTCTGCACATCGCTGCCCAAGGCGGTCATACCGGGTGCGTGGAGCTTCTGATCAAGGCCGGGGCGGATGTTGATGCTGCCCGGACGACGGATGGTGTCACTTCTCTGCACCTCGCTGCCCAAGGCGGACATATCGAGTGCATGGAACTTCTGATCAAGGCTGGGGCGGCTGTTGATGCTGCCCGGACGACGGATGGTGACACTCCTCTGCACATCGCTGCCCAAGTCGGTCATACCGAGTGCGTGGAGCTTCTGATCAAGGCCAAGGCGGCTATTGATGCTGCCCTGACGACAAATGGTGCCACTCCTCTGCACATCGCTGCCTACAAAGGTTATACCGAGTGCCTGAAAGTTCTGATCAAGGCCGGGGCGGATGTTAAGGCTGCCCTGACGACGAATGGTGACACTCCTCTGCACCTCGCTGCCCAAGGCGGACATATCGAGTGCATGAAACTTCTGATCAAGGCCGGGGCGGGTGTTGATGCTGCCCGGACGACGAATGGTGTCACTTCTCTGCCCCTCGCTGTCCAAGGCGGACATATCGAGTGCATGAAACTTCTGATCAAGGCTGGGGCGGCTGTTGATGCTGCCCGGACGACGGATGGTGTCACTCCTCTGCACATCGCTGCCCAAGTCGGTCATACCGAGTGCATGAAACTTCTGATCAAGGCCGGGGCAGATGTTAAGGCTACCCTGACGACGGATGGTGCCACTCCTCTGCACTTCGCTGCCCAAGGCGGTCATACCGAGTGCATGGAACTTCTGATCAAGGCCGGGGCGGCTGTTGATGCTGCCCGGACGACGTTTGGTATCACTCCTCTGCACATCGCTGCCCTGAAAGGTCGTACCGGGTGCGTGGAGCTTCTGATCAAGGCCGGGGCGGCTGTTGATGCTGCCCGGACGACGGATGGTATCACTCCTCTGCACATCGCTGCCCTGAAAGGTCGTACCGGGTGCGTGGAGCTTCTGATCAAGGCTGGGGCGAATGTTAAGGCTGCCCTGACGACGAATGGTGACACTCCGCTGCGCACCGCTAACTGGAGCGGCCAGACCGGGTGCGCGGAACTTCTGACCGCTGCCGAGGAGAATTGTCAACCGTCAGACCAATAA
- a CDS encoding ankyrin repeat domain-containing protein, which translates to MHNYLTSLSADFLRLFIIFLFASSALFAATDGVICKPVSDLTAGFPGKAFLADSFLADSDQVCFKPVDDSRAVFSLFSDSLLFYFLSTVFSTAGSAGVVFSGRPGNVLSHKNPLQAESPSRTSFLKTPLKNRLLPDDAFSREANDRKRNRLEGELDQAIANWQRLVKRPPYPAAVVSISDASMRVVITRDNILRSASLVALYEKLLNIQTQSYLALLDIEALKDIAGIVTGSLVASGSGGDGDDDDDDNDSTHYTFDAEPEPLIIVYGDKEYPEQDSAEELIRKNLENKRQLLKILRKKMQQAIARGHGDLARILDNRIMLIAADLEYLTDLDTSATGITENDQGSPGILSFLRASLATDDRELWQRDDDALKQSLSQHHVNTDYQSILIVPGELTHEEALFYDWWRLTDAGLVYQALRRRLEQQLQLETDDISVSTKQTEFLVSGLETLVRQFRAMLSADLSSQYDERQVPHQEGGGQNQKKRKASSSEAAVSQEGSNSNVPRNKVSRGNKNESGWKKGDEGEEPPDNDKHTYSKTIDCSPCHGPCKKEKPEAGISVAGGRSTAAEGNEKLQGDKCSICKDDLGTISVVKTNCNHQYHLECIAGWLREQAPATALASRSCAYCRQKALPLVRVNGGKLDEDSEFCESLPLQACRAGDLETLQSLLNKNSSIANKKFRLAVSNSDISLLHAAVLNGHTKCLQPLIDAGAVVDAALRADGLTLLHIAADKGYTECLKVLIKAGAAVDAALTTNGATPLHLAAQGGHTECLKVLIKAGAAVDAALTTNGATPLHLAAQGGHTECLKVLIKAGAAVDAALTTNGATPLHIAAQCGHTGGVELLIKAGAAVDAVRTTDGTTPLYSAAKYGYTGCMELLIKAGAAVDAARTTFGDTPLHLSAYKGHNGCVELLIKARADVKATLTADGRIPLHFAAENNHTECVELLIKAGADVDAAQTTNGATPLHIAAQGGHTECVKVLIKAGAAVDATLTTDGTTPLHLAAEGGHIECVELLIKAGAAVDAARMTSGATPLHLAAHGGHIECVELLIKARAAVDAAWTTDGATSLHIAADKGHTECVELLIKAGAAVDAARTTFGDTPLHLAAQGGHTECVELLIKAGAAVDAALTTDGATPLSYAAENGHTGCVELLIKAGAGVDAALTADGSTPLYLAAENGHTGCVELLIKAGAGVDAALTTDGSTPLHIAAQGGHTGCVELLIKARAAVDATRTADGATPLHLATLKGRTGCVELLIKARVNVKGCSIQ; encoded by the coding sequence GTGCATAATTACTTGACATCTCTGAGTGCTGACTTTTTACGACTTTTTATTATCTTCCTGTTTGCCAGTTCAGCGCTTTTTGCTGCCACCGACGGTGTTATCTGTAAACCAGTCAGTGATTTAACGGCAGGCTTTCCAGGAAAGGCGTTTTTAGCTGATTCGTTTTTAGCCGACAGCGATCAGGTATGTTTTAAACCTGTTGACGATAGCAGAGCAGTTTTTTCTCTTTTCTCTGACAGTTTGCTTTTCTATTTCCTGTCAACCGTTTTTTCAACTGCCGGAAGCGCCGGTGTTGTTTTTTCGGGCAGACCCGGGAACGTATTAAGCCACAAAAACCCGTTACAGGCGGAATCACCGTCCCGGACATCCTTTTTAAAAACACCGTTAAAAAACAGATTGCTTCCTGACGATGCTTTTTCCAGAGAGGCAAACGACAGAAAAAGAAACAGGCTTGAGGGAGAGCTGGATCAGGCGATTGCTAACTGGCAGCGACTTGTTAAAAGACCGCCTTATCCTGCCGCTGTTGTTTCTATCAGTGATGCCTCTATGCGGGTAGTTATTACCCGGGACAACATTCTCCGGAGTGCCAGCCTGGTTGCTTTGTACGAAAAACTGCTCAACATCCAGACGCAAAGCTACCTCGCACTTTTGGATATCGAAGCTCTGAAGGACATTGCAGGTATCGTCACAGGTAGTCTGGTGGCTTCCGGGAGTGGCGGTGATGGTGACGATGACGATGACGATAATGACAGCACTCATTACACCTTCGATGCCGAGCCTGAGCCACTGATCATTGTCTATGGCGACAAGGAGTACCCGGAGCAGGATTCAGCGGAAGAACTGATCAGGAAGAATCTGGAAAATAAACGACAACTGTTAAAAATCCTCCGAAAAAAAATGCAACAGGCCATAGCCCGGGGTCATGGTGACCTGGCCCGGATTCTTGATAACAGGATCATGCTGATTGCCGCTGACCTTGAATACCTGACTGATTTGGATACATCCGCAACCGGAATAACGGAAAACGATCAGGGTTCCCCGGGGATTTTGTCATTCCTGAGGGCATCGCTGGCTACTGATGACCGGGAGCTGTGGCAGCGTGATGATGACGCCCTGAAACAGTCGCTGTCTCAACACCACGTAAACACTGACTATCAGAGCATTCTCATTGTTCCCGGTGAGCTGACACATGAAGAAGCCCTGTTCTACGACTGGTGGCGACTTACGGACGCGGGTTTGGTTTACCAGGCATTGAGAAGACGGCTGGAACAGCAGTTGCAGCTGGAAACAGACGACATTAGCGTGTCAACAAAACAAACTGAGTTTCTGGTTTCTGGTCTTGAAACACTGGTGCGTCAGTTCCGGGCGATGTTGTCAGCTGATCTTTCAAGCCAGTACGATGAGAGGCAGGTACCCCACCAGGAAGGCGGAGGCCAGAATCAGAAAAAACGCAAGGCCAGTTCATCTGAGGCAGCAGTCAGTCAAGAAGGCTCAAATTCAAACGTCCCCCGAAACAAAGTTTCCCGGGGCAATAAAAATGAGAGTGGCTGGAAGAAAGGCGATGAGGGGGAAGAGCCACCCGACAACGATAAACATACATACAGCAAGACTATCGACTGCTCACCTTGCCACGGACCTTGCAAAAAGGAAAAGCCAGAAGCTGGTATTTCAGTAGCGGGGGGGCGCTCAACCGCTGCAGAAGGAAATGAGAAGTTACAGGGTGACAAGTGCTCCATCTGCAAGGATGACTTAGGCACTATTTCGGTCGTCAAGACGAACTGTAATCACCAATATCATCTGGAGTGCATTGCCGGATGGCTTAGGGAGCAGGCTCCGGCTACGGCTCTTGCATCACGTTCGTGTGCTTATTGTCGACAAAAAGCCTTGCCGCTAGTGCGAGTGAACGGTGGCAAGCTCGATGAAGACTCTGAATTTTGTGAATCCCTGCCTCTGCAAGCTTGTCGTGCGGGGGATTTGGAAACGCTGCAGAGTCTGCTGAATAAGAACAGTAGTATTGCCAATAAAAAATTTCGTTTAGCTGTTTCGAATTCCGACATCAGTTTGTTGCACGCTGCTGTCCTGAATGGTCATACGAAGTGCTTGCAACCCCTGATTGATGCCGGGGCAGTTGTTGATGCTGCCCTGAGGGCAGATGGTCTCACCCTCCTGCACATCGCTGCCGACAAAGGTTATACCGAGTGCCTGAAAGTTCTGATCAAGGCTGGGGCGGCTGTTGATGCTGCCCTGACGACGAATGGTGCCACTCCTCTGCACCTCGCTGCCCAAGGCGGTCATACCGAGTGCCTGAAAGTTCTGATCAAGGCTGGGGCGGCTGTTGATGCTGCCCTGACGACGAATGGTGCCACTCCTCTGCACCTCGCTGCCCAAGGCGGTCATACCGAGTGCCTGAAAGTTCTGATCAAGGCTGGGGCGGCTGTTGATGCTGCCCTGACGACGAATGGTGCCACTCCTCTGCACATCGCTGCCCAATGCGGTCATACCGGGGGCGTGGAGCTTCTGATTAAGGCCGGGGCGGCTGTTGATGCTGTCCGGACGACGGATGGTACCACTCCTCTGTACTCCGCTGCCAAGTACGGTTATACCGGGTGCATGGAACTTCTGATCAAGGCCGGGGCGGCTGTTGATGCTGCCCGTACGACTTTTGGTGACACTCCTTTGCATCTCTCTGCCTACAAAGGTCATAACGGGTGCGTGGAGCTTCTGATTAAGGCCAGGGCGGATGTTAAGGCTACCCTGACGGCGGATGGTCGCATTCCCTTGCACTTCGCTGCCGAGAACAATCATACCGAGTGTGTGGAACTTCTGATCAAGGCTGGGGCGGATGTTGATGCTGCCCAGACGACGAATGGCGCCACTCCTCTGCACATCGCTGCCCAAGGCGGTCATACCGAGTGCGTGAAAGTTCTGATCAAGGCTGGGGCGGCTGTTGATGCTACCCTGACGACGGATGGTACCACTCCTCTGCATCTCGCTGCCGAAGGCGGTCATATCGAGTGCGTGGAGCTTCTGATCAAGGCCGGGGCGGCTGTTGATGCTGCCCGGATGACAAGTGGTGCCACTCCTTTGCACCTCGCTGCCCATGGCGGTCATATCGAGTGCGTGGAACTTCTGATCAAGGCTAGGGCGGCTGTTGATGCTGCCTGGACGACGGATGGTGCCACTTCTCTGCACATCGCTGCCGACAAAGGTCATACCGAGTGCGTGGAACTTCTGATCAAGGCCGGGGCGGCTGTTGATGCTGCCCGGACGACGTTTGGTGACACTCCTCTGCACCTCGCTGCCCAAGGCGGTCATACCGAGTGCGTGGAGCTTCTGATCAAGGCCGGGGCGGCTGTTGATGCTGCCCTGACGACGGATGGTGCCACCCCTCTTTCCTACGCTGCCGAGAACGGTCATACCGGGTGCGTGGAACTTCTGATCAAGGCCGGGGCGGGTGTTGATGCTGCCCTGACGGCAGATGGTAGCACTCCTCTGTACTTAGCTGCCGAGAACGGTCATACCGGGTGCGTGGAACTTCTGATCAAGGCCGGGGCGGGTGTTGATGCTGCCCTGACGACAGATGGTAGCACTCCTCTGCACATCGCTGCCCAAGGCGGTCATACCGGGTGCGTGGAGCTTCTGATCAAGGCCAGGGCGGCTGTTGATGCTACCCGGACGGCGGATGGTGCCACTCCTTTGCACCTCGCTACCCTGAAAGGTCGTACCGGGTGCGTGGAGCTTCTGATCAAGGCCAGGGTGAATGTTAAGGGGTGCAGCATTCAATAA